From a single Silene latifolia isolate original U9 population chromosome 6, ASM4854445v1, whole genome shotgun sequence genomic region:
- the LOC141588786 gene encoding uncharacterized protein LOC141588786, protein MMGEKQTNGNVSYSVHNEKDAAEVEMNCSSGNVSDHISDPFDAIPEKGFECELAVQDTDDFTKVALGRVFKTTSQASVCHGKKIGAETFRVCIYVLMEGKDDTPLPIPTEEFATVGDALGSFVLWPKNGITLRYVKECQKNLESERGEKTGEKMGEKTGEKITEKTATTPKPKRRKTSGTSNSQKVESGKSKISGGGSVTRSNNQLKALLDQNYDCRRLLTRVVSVMRDNQVTDVNLIENVLGSKKRLRLAKEDIASLLNMNKISLGVIDTFLGYVYYNYCISLFSFALVIQSATSTVLVIQSATSRHHVEYLDSIVTDKYTGSYVEIISQIGYASDKAVTILSKRMKDLKRKFYIAPYYDE, encoded by the exons ATGATGGGGGAGAAACAGACAAATGGGAATGTTAGTTATTCCGTTCACAATGAGAAAGACGCAGCTGAGGTCGAGATGAATTGCAGCAGTGGGAATGTTAGTGATCATATTTCTGATCCATTTGATGCCATACCTGAGAAG GGATTTGAATGTGAGCTAGCTGTGCAAGATACTGATGACTTCACTAAGGTGGCACTTGGACGAGTATTCAAGACCACAAGTCAGGCATCAGTTTGTCACGGTAAAAAAATTGGAGCAGAAACGTTCAGGGTATGCATTTACGTTCTCATGGAAGGTAAGGATGACACACCATTACCTATACCAACTGAGGAATTTGCTACTGTTGGTGATGCCCTTGGTTCCTTTGTACTTTGGCCGAAAAATGGAATCACTTTACGCTACGTAAAG GAATGTCAGAAAAACCTGGAATCAGAGAGAGGGGAGAAGACAGGGGAGAAGATGGGGGAAAAGACTGGGGAAAAGATTACGGAAAAGACTGCGACGACACCTAAACCCAAAAGACGGAAGACATCTGGAACTTCTAATTCCCAGAAAGTAGAAAGTGGTAAAAGTAAGATAAGTGGTGGTGGATCAGTGACAAGATCAAACAACCAGTTGAAAGCGCTTTTGGACCAAAATTACGATTGTAGACGATTACTGACAAGGGTAGTTAGTGTGATGCGCGATAATCAAGTGACCGATGTTAATTTGATCGAGAATGTCCTAGGATCCAAGAAAAGGTTGCGCCTCGCCAAGGAAGACATAGCTTCATTGTTGAACATGAATAAGATCTCCCTTGGAGTCATTGACACTTTTCTTGGGTATGTATACTACAATTATTGCATCTCATTATTTAGTTTTGCATTGGTTATTCAATCAGCAACATCTACTGTATTGGTTATTCAAAGCGCAACATCTCGCCACCACGTCGA GTACTTGGATAGCATCGTGACCGACAAATATACGGGTTCTTATGTCGAAATTATTTCACAAATAGGTTATGCCTCAGATAAAGCAGTAACCATACTTTCTAAAAGGATGAAAGATTTGAAAAGGAAATTTTACATCGCTCCATATTACGATGAGTAA